The window CTGAAATAGTGCACTCGAATATGCCACAATGATGATTATAGTAAAGATAATGGAAAGTAATGCCATTCCAATAATGGAAGATATCAAAAACTTCTTCTTCTTTGGAAAGCTCACCATCAAACTGTAAGGACTGTTCCCTTCTGTATCGCTGAAAAGAGGGGTTTTGTACCGGGTATTTTTGTTTAAATTAAAAGCCCTGGTTTTAATTTTGGTAGCCAGTCCGTTTGCAAAAACCCCGTATTCGAAATCAAGATCGATATTTCGGTCTTTAAGCTCCCGCTGTATTAAAAACTCTAACTCTGCCTTGGAAACCCTCTTGTGAATAGGCACCCTGTTAACAAGAACCCTGAAATAATCTTCAAACTGCGCTTTTTCAATCTGAGACATATTCCCGATTTTCTGGATCTTCTCGACGGGGGTATAAGCAGATTTGCCGTCAAGGCCCTTGTCCTCCCTGTATATGATTGTTGTTCGCTTGCTTACATAGCTCTTTATTGCTGTCGAATCAAAACTATTATCAAAGAACGTTGCTGTTATACCGTAATCCTCTTCCAGGATCCCGTGTGAATAGATAAATGTCTCGTTACTATTCTCATTTTTCTCGATATAAAAAATTTCATTCAGCGTAGATTCCTTTAATTCACCTACACTATCTATAATTTGCAATAATTTATCGGAGTAATCTTTGATTTCACGTTGCTCTACACGCTGAACAACCGACTGCAAAACTTGTGAAACTGTATTAGAAAACTGCTCTTCTTTATTATCTACAGCTGTTTTTATCCAATAACCCTGAACAAAAATAATGCCAATCAAAGATAAGCTCATCAGGATCACCAAAGCAATAAATAACCTCTTGTTCATTAGTTCAAAATTAAGGTTTTAAAGGCAAGGACTATAGGTATTTAACTGTTAATTAACAAAAATGCCAATATCTAAACAGGACGGCTTTTAGCAAGTAAAGTATGATGTAAAGTAGTAACACACTGCTTTGTTTTAACAAGATTAATATTGTTAACAACATAATCTGCCAATTTAATTTTTTCATTATCCGGCCATTGGTTGTTTATACGGCTTTCTACTTCTTCTTTACTTACCTGGTCGCGCTCCATTACACGTTTAATCCTGTCTTCAAGCGGAGCTGTAACCAAAACCGTACAGTCGCACTCTTTATCGCTTCCCGTTTCAAAAAGTATGGCAACTTCTTTAATCACATAAGGTACCTTCTGTTTTTCATACCATTCCTTAAAATGTTTTTTTACAGCCGGATGAATGATTGCATTCAGTAAATCAAGCTTGTTCTTATTGTTAAAAACTATGGAAGCGATGTAGGAGCTGTTCGGCAAGTTACCTGTATATGCTTCCTCTCCCAATAACTCAATAATCCCACCCCGTATTTCACCGGAGGTTTCCATTAACAATTTGGCTTCTTTATCTGCTATATATACCGGAACTCCTATTTCTTCAAATATTTTGGCTACTGTTGTTTTACCACTGCCGATGCCACCTGTTAAACCTACTATCATCCCTTTTTAAGTAAAAATTCAACTTTAGTTTGCATCAGCTTTACATCGCTGAGAAAAGCCGGTTTCTTTATCAGCCTGGGTATTAGATATCCCCCTCCATTTTGCACATCCCTGTAATCGGCTATAATTAAAAACTTATCAGCCGTAATCGTTTTCAGGTCTTCTATAGGAGCTTTACAGACCACATCTAATTTTTGAGGGAACGTTCTGATCTGGGTTCCTTCCGGGATGTTCTCGATCAATAAAGGCACTTTTATTATTTTTTCAGAAAAACGATCAACCCGGGCCGTAACGGACACCTTCTGAACTTCAATATCTATGGTCCCAAGTGAGTCCGGTTTATTCAATAGCACCTCTGCATTTATATCATCCTTAATATTTCTGATTACTTTTTTTTCAGTATGAATAAACTGAATGCTGTCTATAACATTTTCCGGACCTCTTATCCATATTTCTGGGGGGGTTATCGATAACGAATCTGCCAACCCATAGTCCGTTTCAAAACTCAATTCCAGATCAGGCACTACCGGTACCGTTTTCTTTTTATTAACACCAAACTGAAAGATCAATGAATCTGTCAGCACCTGTTTAATCTCTATTACCCTGTATTGCTCCTTAAGCTGGTTTTCAATATCATTACTTAACAAATACGATTTATTATCCTTTACCCTTACTTTCAAAAGATCTAAATCAGCTCCCTTATTAAATACATTTGCTTTCAACAAGTTAAACCCGGTGCCTTCCACTAAAACATTCACTTTACGACCAGAGGCCTTAAGTAATAACTTGTCTTCGGGTAAATTAGTATACGATACATCTAAAGAAATCGGATAGGAATACACTTGTGAAAGCTTGATAAGCAACCATAATATAAATGAAACAACCATAAAGGTTAAAAAAACCAGTGATTTGGGTTTCTTTAACAATCCTACTACCGAATTCGCCTTGGTGTCTTTTAGCATTTACTTAAAAAATAGTTTAGGAAACACTTTTTTTGGATCTTCTTTTAACACTTCAATATAGAAAGTAGATTTTATAAATCCGGTTCCATACCCGTAAAATTGTACTATTACTGCATAAATAGATAACATTCCTATATACACACTTTTATTTTTAATTGAAGCATCTGTCAACACCAACATAAAATAAAAAACATATATATATAAGAAAGCCGGTATCCCCAACACCCCTAAAACAACAGCTAAAAGCATTCCAAAGAGAAAAAGCGACGGAAACCAAAATGTAATTTTTTTAGTTTCTGGATGCCAGCTGTTCAATATCGGCCTGGTTAACCCGAACTTCCTGACCTGTTGTTTAAATTTCCCCCATGAAATCCTTCTTTTATGGTATACGAAAGCTTCTTCTATAAATTTTGTTTCAAATCCTGCTTTCCAGAGTCTAATGGTAAGATCAGGATCTTCCCCCGGGTGAATCTTCCCAAAGCCTCCGGTCGCTTCAAAAGCTTGTTTTGATATCCCCATATTAAAACTGCGGGGCTGAAATTTATTTATTGCCTTTTTGCTTCCCCTGATCCCTCCTGTTGTTAAAAAGGAAGTCATACTATAGTTAATGGCTTTCTGGATATCAGAAAAAGATTCATGCGCAGCATCAGGACCTCCATAGCAATCGACATACTTCTCATAAAGACTTTTTTCTGCTGCTGCCAAATATCCGGCAGGAATGATACAATCAGAATCGAGTATTATAAAATAGTTTCCTTTAGCCCTTTGCATGCCATAATTACGCGAATCTCCCGGACCAGAGTTTGCCTTATAATAATAAGCGATATTCAACCTGGCGGAGAACTTTTTAACTACATCTTCTGAGGAAACGGCAGATCCGTCTTCTACGATCACTATTTCATACTCTTTCGTAAAAGTTTGTTTGGTTAAACTCTCTAAAAGTTCATTTATCTCAT of the Zhouia spongiae genome contains:
- the coaE gene encoding dephospho-CoA kinase (Dephospho-CoA kinase (CoaE) performs the final step in coenzyme A biosynthesis.), whose protein sequence is MIVGLTGGIGSGKTTVAKIFEEIGVPVYIADKEAKLLMETSGEIRGGIIELLGEEAYTGNLPNSSYIASIVFNNKNKLDLLNAIIHPAVKKHFKEWYEKQKVPYVIKEVAILFETGSDKECDCTVLVTAPLEDRIKRVMERDQVSKEEVESRINNQWPDNEKIKLADYVVNNINLVKTKQCVTTLHHTLLAKSRPV
- a CDS encoding sensor histidine kinase; this encodes MNKRLFIALVILMSLSLIGIIFVQGYWIKTAVDNKEEQFSNTVSQVLQSVVQRVEQREIKDYSDKLLQIIDSVGELKESTLNEIFYIEKNENSNETFIYSHGILEEDYGITATFFDNSFDSTAIKSYVSKRTTIIYREDKGLDGKSAYTPVEKIQKIGNMSQIEKAQFEDYFRVLVNRVPIHKRVSKAELEFLIQRELKDRNIDLDFEYGVFANGLATKIKTRAFNLNKNTRYKTPLFSDTEGNSPYSLMVSFPKKKKFLISSIIGMALLSIIFTIIIIVAYSSALFQLIRQKQISEIKTDFINNMTHEFKTPIATINLALDAIKNPKAFEDPDKVKRYLKMIRDENHRMHAQVENVLRISKLDKNQLDINKDRVDVHDLIEDAISHVELIVEDRGGYIHTHLEAEKSMVLANESHFTNVLVNILDNAIKYSPESPKIDVFTEVVKNHVVIRIQDQGAGMTKAVLKRIFEKFYREHTGDIHNVKGHGLGLAYVKRIIDDHQGEVYAESEKNKGSIFYVKLPLI
- a CDS encoding glycosyltransferase — its product is MNLYFSFIIPVYNRPDEINELLESLTKQTFTKEYEIVIVEDGSAVSSEDVVKKFSARLNIAYYYKANSGPGDSRNYGMQRAKGNYFIILDSDCIIPAGYLAAAEKSLYEKYVDCYGGPDAAHESFSDIQKAINYSMTSFLTTGGIRGSKKAINKFQPRSFNMGISKQAFEATGGFGKIHPGEDPDLTIRLWKAGFETKFIEEAFVYHKRRISWGKFKQQVRKFGLTRPILNSWHPETKKITFWFPSLFLFGMLLAVVLGVLGIPAFLYIYVFYFMLVLTDASIKNKSVYIGMLSIYAVIVQFYGYGTGFIKSTFYIEVLKEDPKKVFPKLFFK
- a CDS encoding CdaR family protein produces the protein MLKDTKANSVVGLLKKPKSLVFLTFMVVSFILWLLIKLSQVYSYPISLDVSYTNLPEDKLLLKASGRKVNVLVEGTGFNLLKANVFNKGADLDLLKVRVKDNKSYLLSNDIENQLKEQYRVIEIKQVLTDSLIFQFGVNKKKTVPVVPDLELSFETDYGLADSLSITPPEIWIRGPENVIDSIQFIHTEKKVIRNIKDDINAEVLLNKPDSLGTIDIEVQKVSVTARVDRFSEKIIKVPLLIENIPEGTQIRTFPQKLDVVCKAPIEDLKTITADKFLIIADYRDVQNGGGYLIPRLIKKPAFLSDVKLMQTKVEFLLKKG